TATGACCACAAGTAAAAAGTTTGCAATTCGCGTATCAGAAAAACGTAACGGTTGGTGTGCAGAGATCACTCGCCAAGTTACTTCACGTAAGCAAGTAGTATCTAAGCGTGAGCAAGGATTCGAAACCGAAGCTCTGGCACAAGAGTGGGCTGAAAAAGAGCTAGCTCAGTTCGTTGAAAACCAAGTAAAGCGTAATGAGCGTAAAGCAGACCAACGCGCTGAACGTAACGAACGTCAAGAGCGTGAAGCGGCTGAGCGTAAAGCGGCGGCAATGCGTAAGCGCAGTGAAGCGGCACTAGCACAAGAAGCGGATGACGAAGAGGATTTCTAATCCCTATCGCTTGATAAATGCTGAATTAAAAAAACCGCCAGTTGGCGGTTTTTTACTATCATCAGACGCTAAAGCGTGAATCACATCGTGGTTAACGAAATTGTCCCACTTCGGCAAGAAACTCAAAACCAGCGCTCGCCAATTTGGCTTCCAAAGCTTGACGGTCGATATCGAAAAATTTTACTAACTCATCAAGATCGCCAGCGAAGTCGTCACGCAACTTTAAGTTTACGATGCTCATTAGCATGATGGGATCCATGCTTTCGAATTTCGCTAAATCCATAGTTAGTCCTCAAAATCGGAGATGAGTAAGTTGGCTGCAGCAAACGCTGCCTTCTCTCGAACCTTTAGGTCAATGTTGGTATCGGCAGCCACTTCATTTAAGGCGCGTACTGCACAAGTGATTGCTTGAGGGATATACCCTTGATCACCGCTACCAATTTGCGCATATAGCTCACGCACCAAATCACAACAATCGTAAACTTTCATCGTTTTACTTCCACTATAAATGAGAACTTCTCTCACTATACTGATTCTGTCCGGTAAGTTCAAAGCCTGCTGCGGCGAGGAGATTGCGCTATCTCAATACGCGAGCAGGGTTGTCGTTTTTATAAGCAACTACCCAAAAGTGCTCAGCACTTACATTGCATGATTGAGTTGAAGTTCAAGTTGTTGGGTAACTTCCTCTGCTAAGTTGAGCTGCTTGGCAAGCTCTTGCAAATAAGCTTTTTCCATAAAGTTCTGCTCATCAATCACAATCAGTGACGCCAGATAAATTTCAGACGCTTGCTGTGGCGTTTGTGCTAACTGTGCGATATGGCTAGGATCGAGCGGCTTATTTAGCTCATTGTGAATCAGTGTTTTTAGCTGCTGATCCGCGCCTGCCTGTTCGATAGCATTTTCGATGTGTGCCATTTCAGTTTGGTCGACATGCCCATCCGCTTTTGCCGCCGCTATCATCGCTTTCAGGATTAATTGGTCATGGATCTGGTTACACGAGTCAAATTGCTCGGCAGCGGCTTGGGGTGTAGATTGCTTGTCTTGCCAGTCGTTATACACTTTATAGGCGAGTGCACCTAAAGCGGCTGCTCCGCCAATTTTGAGCGCATTCTTGCCGACTTTTTTCCCCATTTTTTTGCTCTTTTTGGAGCCCATTAATAGATTGACTAAGCCGCCACCGACCGCTCCTGCACCGAGTGATTTCAATGTATTTGAGGTTGACGCGCTTTTTAGTTGCTGTTGCCCCTGACGGACGATATCTGAATTAAGAGCTTGATTAAGTAGAGACTTAATATCCATAGCCACCTCCAATATTAAGCTGTGAAGACTGGAATATTATTCAGACTAGCTTAACAAAACGAAGATGAATGGAGGATTAATGGATGAGAGTTGAGACAAAGAGAAAGAATTGAGAGTAGAGAGGGGGAAAGAATTGATAATTGAGAGACTGGACTTAAAGAAAGCTCAACATCATAGACAAAGAAAAGAGCCGAGAAGAAGTTCCTCTCGACTCTCATATCTCAAAGTGAAGCGTTCTAAACTCTCTCGCTGTTTTTATTCCGCAGCGTAGCCATACATCCCAAGCAACTCACCATCGAGGTAGGCGCTTTTGCCATCTCGCATTTCAAGCCGCTCTTCGACAAACCATTTGGCAACCATTGGGTAGATTCGATGCTCTTGATTCTGAACACGCTCGGTCAGTGACTCAACCGTATCTTCATCGAAAATTGGCACTTTGGCTTGCAAAATGACCGGACCGCCGTCTAGCTGCTCGGTGACAAAATGAACGCTGGTACCATGTTCTTCATCCCCGGCATGGATTGCGCGTTGATAAGTATTCAGACCTGGGTACTTTGGCAGTAGAGAAGGGTGAATGTTGATCATGCGACCCATATAGTGGCGAACAAACTCGCCACTCAAGATACGCATGTAGCCAGCTAAAATGATCAGATCGGGCTCAAATGTATCTATTTGACGCATCAACTCATGATCAAATGCATCGCGGGTATCGAAAGCCTTAGGATCGAGAAACACCCCAGCAGCACCGGCCTTTTTCGCGCGTTCTAACGCATAAGCATCCGCTTTGTTGGAGAATACGGCGGTTACCTTGCCATTGGTAATCGAGCTTGAACAAGCGTCGATGATCGCTTGGAGGTTGGTTCCGTTTCCAGATACTAAAACAACAATACTCTTCATAACTTAATTGATCTCTACTTGCTCTTCGTCAGCTTGTGCTGGTGCAATG
This is a stretch of genomic DNA from Vibrio panuliri. It encodes these proteins:
- a CDS encoding DUF4250 domain-containing protein — encoded protein: MDLAKFESMDPIMLMSIVNLKLRDDFAGDLDELVKFFDIDRQALEAKLASAGFEFLAEVGQFR
- a CDS encoding DUF3622 domain-containing protein, encoding MTTSKKFAIRVSEKRNGWCAEITRQVTSRKQVVSKREQGFETEALAQEWAEKELAQFVENQVKRNERKADQRAERNERQEREAAERKAAAMRKRSEAALAQEADDEEDF
- a CDS encoding YaeP family protein codes for the protein MKVYDCCDLVRELYAQIGSGDQGYIPQAITCAVRALNEVAADTNIDLKVREKAAFAAANLLISDFED
- a CDS encoding tellurite resistance TerB family protein: MDIKSLLNQALNSDIVRQGQQQLKSASTSNTLKSLGAGAVGGGLVNLLMGSKKSKKMGKKVGKNALKIGGAAALGALAYKVYNDWQDKQSTPQAAAEQFDSCNQIHDQLILKAMIAAAKADGHVDQTEMAHIENAIEQAGADQQLKTLIHNELNKPLDPSHIAQLAQTPQQASEIYLASLIVIDEQNFMEKAYLQELAKQLNLAEEVTQQLELQLNHAM
- the purN gene encoding phosphoribosylglycinamide formyltransferase, which codes for MKSIVVLVSGNGTNLQAIIDACSSSITNGKVTAVFSNKADAYALERAKKAGAAGVFLDPKAFDTRDAFDHELMRQIDTFEPDLIILAGYMRILSGEFVRHYMGRMINIHPSLLPKYPGLNTYQRAIHAGDEEHGTSVHFVTEQLDGGPVILQAKVPIFDEDTVESLTERVQNQEHRIYPMVAKWFVEERLEMRDGKSAYLDGELLGMYGYAAE